The Listeria monocytogenes genome window below encodes:
- the recJ gene encoding single-stranded-DNA-specific exonuclease RecJ, whose translation MIHSKYLWNIEEAEEDKAGQLAEQLKISLPLAKLLWKRKITTQGQFDKFFHPEKYESYDPFLFAEMDLAVARIKQAIEQNEQILVYGDYDADGVTSIAVLMKTLRHLGANAEFYIPNRFTEGYGPNIAAFDMAKNQGTDLIITVDNGIAALEVMTHAKEIGLDVIVTDHHEPREVMPEAVAVIHPKHPMSAYPFDELAGVGVAYKLSHALLGEEPKELLDLVAVGTVADLVSLTDENRLLVQLGLRQLRESANLGLSVLAKKASLKLEEATEETIGFGLAPRLNAVGRLGPADPAADLLLTEDPEEALFLAEEIDDANKERKQIVVDTTKLAMDTIEAKETLGNVLVVYGEGWNTGILGIVASKLVGTYSRPAIVLGIDPVTGIAKGSGRSIDAFHLYQALDKHRDLMTAFGGHPMAAGLTLPAENLTELEAKLQEEASFLSEEDFRPALKIEEKINLADVSVAFIAQLEKLAPFGMDNPKPIFLLENMHLKGTKRIGADKTHLKTMLATEENDATLDSIGFGVGDLVEKISPNAAVDVVGELSINEWNNVKKPQLRMMDIHISHWQLFDVRNKSEWARILQEQKESRVFVCFEERTIGTLGEQNYILVDEKADFTADFQTEELVFADMPTKTELVETIVRETKPERIFVHFDAAEGNQIPAIPDRLAFAELYSLIKKFQPFPIEKYTPRLMQKFGWNKEQIDFMSKVFFDLEFAKMESGQIIINEVIEKRNLDESIIYQQKVEEITTRKKLLYSNYTELHSWMESMMETSIYPNAEELENGN comes from the coding sequence GTGATTCATTCAAAATACTTATGGAATATCGAGGAAGCCGAGGAAGATAAAGCCGGCCAATTAGCAGAGCAGCTAAAAATTTCGCTTCCACTTGCAAAACTACTTTGGAAAAGAAAAATTACAACGCAAGGACAATTCGATAAATTTTTCCACCCAGAAAAATATGAAAGCTATGACCCATTTTTATTCGCTGAGATGGATCTTGCGGTTGCTAGAATTAAACAAGCGATAGAACAAAATGAGCAGATTTTAGTTTACGGAGATTATGACGCAGATGGAGTTACTAGTATTGCCGTCTTAATGAAAACACTGCGACATTTAGGGGCTAATGCTGAATTTTATATTCCTAATCGCTTTACGGAAGGTTATGGTCCAAATATTGCTGCGTTCGATATGGCTAAAAACCAAGGAACGGATTTAATTATTACTGTTGATAATGGTATTGCAGCGCTTGAAGTAATGACGCATGCCAAAGAGATTGGTTTAGATGTTATTGTGACGGATCACCATGAACCACGGGAAGTTATGCCGGAAGCTGTGGCAGTAATTCACCCGAAGCATCCTATGTCAGCTTATCCATTTGATGAACTAGCGGGTGTGGGTGTTGCTTATAAGTTATCGCATGCTTTGCTTGGAGAAGAACCGAAAGAATTGCTTGATTTAGTTGCAGTAGGAACTGTGGCGGATTTAGTTTCTTTAACAGATGAAAATCGCCTACTTGTTCAACTGGGATTGCGTCAATTGCGTGAGTCCGCGAACCTTGGACTTTCAGTGTTAGCTAAAAAAGCTAGTTTGAAGTTAGAAGAGGCTACGGAAGAAACTATTGGCTTTGGTTTAGCTCCACGACTGAATGCAGTTGGCCGTTTAGGTCCAGCGGATCCAGCGGCGGATTTACTTTTAACAGAGGATCCAGAAGAAGCACTTTTCTTAGCAGAAGAAATTGATGATGCGAATAAAGAACGGAAACAAATAGTGGTTGATACAACGAAGCTCGCAATGGACACAATTGAGGCAAAAGAAACATTAGGAAATGTGCTCGTTGTTTACGGAGAGGGTTGGAATACAGGGATTTTAGGGATAGTTGCTTCTAAATTAGTTGGAACATATTCTCGTCCAGCGATTGTACTAGGAATTGATCCAGTTACTGGAATTGCCAAAGGATCTGGTCGAAGCATTGATGCATTTCATTTGTATCAAGCGCTTGATAAACATCGTGATTTAATGACTGCATTTGGTGGGCATCCAATGGCTGCGGGTCTTACATTGCCAGCTGAAAATCTAACAGAATTAGAAGCTAAATTACAAGAAGAAGCGAGTTTTCTTTCTGAAGAAGATTTCCGCCCAGCCTTGAAAATAGAAGAGAAAATAAATCTTGCAGATGTTTCCGTAGCATTTATTGCTCAACTTGAAAAATTAGCTCCTTTTGGAATGGATAACCCTAAACCGATTTTCTTGTTAGAAAATATGCATTTAAAAGGAACGAAAAGAATTGGGGCAGATAAAACCCATCTAAAAACAATGCTTGCTACAGAGGAAAATGATGCCACTTTAGATTCTATCGGATTTGGTGTAGGAGATTTGGTAGAAAAAATCTCCCCTAATGCAGCTGTTGATGTGGTCGGAGAATTATCCATCAATGAATGGAATAATGTGAAAAAACCACAACTACGTATGATGGACATTCACATCTCGCATTGGCAACTTTTCGATGTACGTAATAAATCTGAGTGGGCTAGGATTCTCCAAGAACAAAAAGAATCAAGAGTTTTTGTTTGTTTTGAAGAAAGAACGATTGGTACGCTTGGAGAACAGAACTATATTTTAGTGGATGAAAAAGCTGATTTTACGGCGGATTTCCAAACAGAAGAACTTGTTTTTGCGGATATGCCAACGAAGACCGAATTAGTGGAAACGATTGTTCGCGAAACGAAACCAGAACGTATTTTTGTCCATTTTGATGCAGCGGAAGGGAATCAAATTCCGGCGATACCAGACCGGTTAGCTTTTGCTGAGTTATATAGTCTCATTAAAAAATTCCAACCATTTCCAATTGAAAAGTACACACCACGGCTAATGCAAAAGTTTGGCTGGAATAAAGAGCAAATAGATTTCATGTCAAAGGTGTTTTTTGATTTAGAATTTGCTAAAATGGAAAGTGGTCAGATTATTATTAATGAAGTCATTGAAAAACGTAATCTGGACGAATCAATTATTTATCAACAAAAGGTAGAAGAAATAACTACAAGAAAAAAACTGTTGTACTCTAACTATACGGAACTTCATAGTTGGATGGAATCAATGATGGAAACATCAATTTACCCGAATGCGGAGGAACTAGAAAATGGAAATTAA
- the dtd gene encoding D-aminoacyl-tRNA deacylase has protein sequence MRVLLQRCYEASVSVEEEVISEIAGGLCLLVGFTHTDTPETVDYMAKKIVGLRIFEDESEKMNISLAERGGAILSVSQFTLYADVSRGKRPSFTKSAPGEKAETLYDLFNQKLAEAGFIVETGVFGAMMDVKIVNHGPITIMLDSDEMRNK, from the coding sequence ATGCGTGTACTACTACAAAGATGTTACGAAGCTTCCGTTAGTGTGGAAGAGGAAGTCATTAGCGAAATAGCTGGAGGTCTTTGTCTATTAGTTGGATTCACCCATACAGATACCCCGGAAACCGTGGACTATATGGCGAAAAAAATCGTAGGATTACGAATTTTTGAAGATGAGTCAGAAAAGATGAATATTTCTTTAGCTGAACGAGGCGGCGCCATCCTTAGTGTTTCCCAGTTTACTTTGTATGCTGATGTGAGTAGAGGGAAACGTCCGAGCTTTACAAAATCCGCTCCTGGAGAAAAAGCGGAAACACTGTATGACTTATTTAATCAAAAGCTTGCAGAAGCAGGTTTTATTGTCGAAACAGGGGTGTTTGGAGCAATGATGGATGTGAAAATCGTTAATCATGGGCCAATTACCATCATGCTTGATTCAGATGAAATGCGTAATAAGTAG
- the aspS gene encoding aspartate--tRNA ligase yields the protein MEKRTSYCGELNEAHIGQSVVLHGWVQKRRDLGGLIFIDLRDREGIVQVVFNPEFSKEALEIADSVRNEFVVTIKGTVHARGEKAINDKLATGKVEVLAEEITILNTSKTPPFYIEDGVNVSDELRLKYRYLDLRRPEMNNIFKMRHTVTRTFRNKLDALGFFDIETPYLTKSTPEGARDYLVPSRVYPGNFYALPQSPQILKQLLMTAGFDKYYQIVRCFRDEDLRGDRQPEFTQIDLETSFLTKEEIQAITEDMLIDVVKEAKNITIDKPFPRMTYKEAMDRFGSDKPDIRFGLELQNVSDVVKDVDFKVFQSAIENGGEVKAINAKCAAANFSRKDLDALGVFVANYGAKGLAWLKVEAGELKGPIAKFFPEDKAAELKAALQAEDGDLLLFAADKANIVAASLGALRNKLGKDLNLINEEELAFLWVTDWPLFEYDEEAGRYVSAHHPFTLPKEEDIPLLETDSSKVMAEAYDIVLNGYEIGGGSLRIYKKEVQESMFRALGFTDESAKEQFGFLMDALEYGTPPHGGIALGLDRIVMILAGRNNLRDTIAFPKTGSAVDPLTNAPGEVSAAQLAELKLETVKK from the coding sequence ATGGAAAAACGTACAAGTTACTGCGGTGAATTAAACGAAGCACATATTGGTCAAAGTGTTGTCCTTCATGGTTGGGTGCAAAAACGACGCGATTTAGGCGGATTAATTTTTATTGATCTACGTGATCGCGAAGGAATTGTCCAAGTTGTTTTCAATCCTGAATTTTCAAAAGAAGCGCTTGAAATCGCTGATAGTGTTCGAAATGAATTTGTTGTTACTATTAAAGGAACCGTTCATGCTCGTGGTGAAAAAGCCATCAATGACAAATTAGCGACTGGTAAAGTAGAAGTTTTAGCAGAAGAAATTACCATTTTAAATACTTCTAAAACGCCACCATTTTATATTGAAGATGGCGTGAATGTTTCGGATGAATTGCGTTTGAAATACCGTTATTTGGACTTACGACGTCCGGAAATGAACAACATTTTCAAAATGCGTCACACAGTAACGAGAACTTTCCGCAATAAACTAGATGCACTCGGATTCTTTGATATTGAAACACCTTATTTAACGAAAAGTACGCCAGAAGGTGCCAGAGACTACCTTGTACCAAGTCGTGTTTACCCTGGTAACTTCTATGCATTGCCACAATCCCCACAAATATTAAAACAATTACTAATGACTGCTGGTTTTGATAAATATTACCAAATCGTACGTTGCTTCCGTGATGAAGATTTGCGCGGCGACCGTCAACCTGAATTTACACAAATCGATTTAGAGACTAGCTTTTTAACGAAAGAAGAAATTCAAGCGATTACGGAAGATATGTTAATAGATGTAGTGAAAGAAGCGAAAAATATTACTATCGACAAACCGTTCCCTCGGATGACGTATAAAGAAGCGATGGATCGTTTTGGGAGTGATAAGCCAGATATTCGTTTCGGTTTAGAATTACAAAATGTATCAGATGTCGTTAAAGATGTTGATTTCAAAGTATTCCAATCCGCTATTGAAAATGGTGGCGAAGTAAAAGCGATTAATGCGAAGTGTGCGGCAGCTAATTTTTCACGTAAAGATTTAGATGCGCTTGGTGTTTTTGTTGCTAACTACGGGGCAAAAGGTCTTGCTTGGCTAAAAGTAGAAGCGGGTGAACTGAAAGGACCAATTGCTAAATTCTTCCCTGAAGACAAAGCAGCAGAACTAAAGGCTGCTCTGCAAGCAGAAGATGGCGATTTATTACTATTTGCAGCTGATAAAGCAAATATCGTTGCGGCATCACTTGGGGCGCTTCGTAATAAACTTGGTAAAGACTTAAACTTAATCAATGAAGAAGAACTTGCTTTCTTATGGGTGACTGATTGGCCGCTATTTGAATACGATGAAGAAGCAGGGCGTTATGTATCTGCACACCATCCATTCACTTTGCCAAAAGAAGAAGATATCCCACTTCTTGAAACCGATTCTTCTAAAGTAATGGCAGAAGCTTATGATATCGTATTAAATGGATATGAAATTGGTGGCGGTTCATTACGGATTTACAAAAAAGAAGTACAAGAATCGATGTTCCGTGCACTTGGCTTCACGGATGAATCAGCAAAAGAACAATTTGGCTTCCTGATGGATGCATTAGAGTATGGTACGCCACCACATGGAGGTATCGCGCTTGGCTTAGATCGCATTGTTATGATCTTGGCAGGTCGAAACAACTTGCGCGACACAATTGCCTTTCCTAAAACAGGAAGTGCAGTAGATCCACTGACAAATGCACCAGGCGAGGTTAGCGCCGCTCAACTTGCGGAATTGAAACTGGAAACAGTGAAAAAATAA
- a CDS encoding lipopolysaccharide assembly LapA domain-containing protein, with product MKENKVQWQVIAGIILALIIAIFAVINVDPVEVNFLFAQAEWPLILIILGSVLCGCLIIFFLNIAKSRGMKKKVKQLTSEKTELERQLAAAKAMKTHSSKVEKRDTEKIIDPTK from the coding sequence ATGAAAGAAAACAAAGTACAATGGCAAGTGATTGCGGGGATTATTTTAGCACTTATTATTGCGATTTTTGCAGTTATTAATGTAGACCCAGTAGAAGTAAACTTTTTATTTGCGCAAGCGGAGTGGCCATTAATTTTGATTATTTTAGGCTCTGTTCTTTGCGGTTGCTTAATTATCTTTTTCTTAAATATCGCGAAATCACGTGGAATGAAGAAAAAAGTAAAACAATTAACATCCGAAAAAACAGAATTAGAACGTCAACTAGCAGCTGCTAAAGCAATGAAAACACATTCATCTAAAGTAGAAAAACGTGATACAGAAAAGATTATAGATCCAACAAAATAA
- a CDS encoding RelA/SpoT family protein, whose product MAKEQNLTAEQVIDMASHYMNQEHLALVKKAYEFARDSHKEQFRKSGEPYIIHPIQVAGILVELKMDPSTVASGFLHDVVEDTPVTLADLEEVFGSEVAMLVDGVTKLGKIKYKSHEEQQAENHRKMFIAMAQDIRVILIKLADRLHNMRTLKHLPVEKQRRIANETLEIFAPLAHRLGISRVKWELEDTALRYLNPQQYYRIVHLMKQKRDARERYLHDVIDGVNENLDELNIQADISGRPKHIYSIYRKMSEQNKQFNEIYDLLAVRIVVSSIKDCYAVLGIIHTRWKPMPGRFKDYIAMPKSNMYQSIHTTVIGPQGEPLEVQIRTHEMHQIAEYGVAAHWAYKEGKVVNSKTSFDNKLTWFREILEYQNESDNAEEFMESLKLDLFSDVVYVFTPKGDVYELPNGSVPLDFAYRVHTEIGNKTIGAKINGKIVTLDYKLKTGDIIDILTSKHSYGPSRDWLKLVQTSQARNKIKQFFKRQAKEENVEKGRDLVEKEIRQLGFEPKKIMTPENLRKLADKLNFSHEDDLFAAVGYNGITALQVANRLTEKLRKERELEAETEKLLTQSENKPSNSDANNEKLKIKHNGGVVVQGVGNLLIRLSRCCNPVPGDDIVGYITKGRGISIHRQDCPNVQAIEPERLIEVDWEDADSQAKNDYNVDIEIYGYNRNGLLNDILQVINSLTSNINGVNAKVDNNKMATLVVTLQIHNINHLQRVVDKIKQIPDVYTVRRLMN is encoded by the coding sequence ATGGCGAAAGAACAAAATCTGACAGCTGAGCAGGTCATCGATATGGCTTCTCATTATATGAATCAGGAACATCTAGCGCTTGTAAAAAAAGCGTATGAATTTGCGCGCGATTCTCATAAAGAGCAATTTCGTAAATCAGGTGAGCCGTATATTATTCATCCAATTCAAGTTGCCGGCATTTTAGTCGAATTAAAAATGGATCCATCGACTGTTGCATCTGGATTTTTACATGATGTTGTGGAAGATACGCCAGTCACACTAGCAGATTTAGAAGAAGTCTTCGGCAGTGAAGTTGCTATGCTAGTAGACGGAGTAACGAAACTTGGTAAAATTAAATATAAATCACACGAAGAGCAACAAGCTGAAAATCATCGAAAAATGTTTATTGCGATGGCGCAGGATATTCGCGTCATTTTGATCAAATTAGCGGACCGTTTGCATAATATGCGGACATTAAAGCATTTGCCTGTGGAAAAACAACGTAGAATTGCCAATGAAACGTTAGAAATTTTTGCCCCCCTTGCACATCGTTTGGGTATTTCGCGAGTGAAATGGGAGCTCGAAGACACAGCGCTACGCTATTTAAATCCACAACAATACTACCGCATCGTCCACTTAATGAAACAAAAGCGGGATGCAAGAGAGCGATACTTACATGATGTGATTGATGGTGTAAATGAAAATCTAGATGAACTCAATATTCAAGCGGATATTTCGGGAAGACCAAAACATATTTATTCCATTTACCGGAAAATGAGTGAACAAAATAAACAATTTAACGAAATTTATGATTTGCTCGCTGTTCGAATTGTCGTTAGTAGTATCAAGGATTGCTATGCTGTTCTTGGTATTATTCATACGCGTTGGAAACCGATGCCAGGTCGCTTTAAAGATTATATTGCGATGCCGAAGTCGAATATGTATCAATCGATTCACACGACGGTTATAGGGCCTCAAGGCGAACCTCTTGAAGTTCAAATCAGAACGCACGAAATGCACCAAATCGCTGAGTACGGGGTTGCGGCGCATTGGGCCTATAAAGAAGGCAAAGTCGTCAATTCTAAGACTTCATTCGATAACAAATTAACATGGTTCCGAGAAATTTTAGAATATCAAAATGAATCGGATAATGCAGAAGAGTTTATGGAAAGTTTGAAACTCGACTTATTTTCGGATGTTGTTTATGTATTTACACCAAAAGGAGACGTGTACGAGTTGCCAAATGGCTCTGTACCACTTGACTTTGCCTACCGTGTCCATACCGAAATCGGAAACAAAACTATCGGGGCTAAAATTAATGGAAAAATTGTGACACTCGATTATAAATTAAAAACGGGCGATATTATTGATATTTTAACGTCCAAACATTCTTATGGTCCAAGCCGCGACTGGCTAAAATTAGTCCAAACTTCTCAAGCACGAAATAAAATTAAACAATTTTTCAAACGACAAGCAAAAGAAGAGAATGTCGAAAAAGGCCGCGACTTAGTTGAAAAAGAAATTAGACAACTTGGATTCGAGCCGAAAAAAATTATGACGCCAGAAAATCTCCGTAAATTAGCCGATAAACTAAACTTTTCGCATGAAGATGATTTGTTTGCAGCAGTTGGTTATAATGGCATTACAGCTTTACAAGTAGCGAACCGCTTAACGGAAAAACTACGAAAAGAACGTGAACTTGAAGCAGAAACGGAGAAACTGTTAACTCAATCAGAAAATAAACCCTCTAATTCCGATGCTAACAACGAGAAATTGAAGATTAAGCATAATGGAGGAGTAGTTGTTCAAGGGGTTGGTAATCTATTAATTCGACTATCCAGATGTTGTAATCCGGTGCCAGGTGATGATATAGTCGGTTATATTACAAAAGGTCGCGGGATTTCTATTCATCGTCAAGATTGCCCAAATGTTCAAGCTATCGAACCAGAGCGATTAATTGAAGTGGACTGGGAAGATGCTGATTCTCAGGCGAAAAATGATTATAATGTAGATATCGAAATATATGGCTATAACCGCAACGGTCTTTTAAATGATATTTTGCAAGTGATTAATAGCTTAACTTCGAATATTAACGGCGTCAATGCTAAAGTTGATAATAATAAAATGGCCACATTAGTCGTTACACTACAAATTCATAATATTAATCATTTACAACGAGTAGTGGATAAAATAAAACAAATTCCAGATGTTTATACAGTGAGAAGATTAATGAACTAA
- the hisS gene encoding histidine--tRNA ligase has translation MDLQLPRGTRDILPEEVSKWHFLETEFKNVCENYQYEEIRTPVFEHTELFERGVGDSTDIVSKEMYTFQDKGGRSLTLRPEGTASVVRAFVEHKLYGEVSQPIKMYYNEPMFRYERPQGGRQRQFTQMGIEALGSDDPSIDVEVISLAMTFFKKIGLTNIKLVINSLGDKESRLKHREALVAHFEPHIDEFCAECQVRLHKNPLRILDCKKDHDNPLIQSAPSILDFLNEESVAYFENVKNYLNALEIPFEIDPTMVRGLDYYNHTTFEIMSVEEGFGAKTTLCGGGRYHGLVREFGGPDTPGIGFGIGVERILLALEKADIEIPAKKPLEVYVITAQPEAELKAVTLVNKLRQNGISAEKDYLKRKFKAQLKDANRKNAVYTIILGEEELQTGNYQLKNMETGEQEAVSETTILEKLTNTKGEK, from the coding sequence ATGGATTTGCAATTACCAAGAGGGACGCGAGATATTTTGCCGGAAGAGGTTAGTAAATGGCATTTTCTAGAGACAGAGTTTAAAAATGTTTGCGAAAACTACCAATACGAAGAAATAAGAACGCCTGTTTTTGAACATACGGAATTATTTGAGCGAGGGGTTGGCGATTCTACGGACATCGTATCAAAAGAAATGTACACTTTCCAAGATAAAGGGGGCAGAAGTTTAACGCTAAGACCAGAGGGGACTGCTTCCGTTGTTCGAGCTTTCGTTGAACATAAATTATACGGCGAAGTGAGTCAGCCTATCAAAATGTATTATAATGAACCGATGTTTCGTTATGAACGTCCACAAGGCGGAAGACAACGCCAATTTACGCAAATGGGTATTGAGGCGCTTGGAAGTGATGATCCTTCTATTGATGTAGAAGTTATCTCACTAGCAATGACGTTTTTCAAAAAAATTGGCTTAACAAACATTAAATTAGTCATTAATAGCCTTGGTGATAAAGAAAGCCGATTAAAACATCGAGAAGCACTAGTTGCGCATTTTGAACCACACATTGATGAATTTTGTGCAGAATGCCAAGTACGATTACACAAAAATCCACTACGCATTTTAGATTGTAAAAAAGATCATGACAATCCACTAATTCAATCTGCGCCATCTATTTTAGACTTTTTAAATGAGGAATCTGTTGCCTATTTTGAAAATGTTAAAAATTATTTAAACGCGCTAGAGATTCCATTTGAAATTGACCCAACGATGGTTCGTGGTTTAGATTATTATAACCACACGACATTTGAAATTATGAGTGTAGAAGAAGGATTTGGCGCGAAAACAACGCTTTGTGGTGGAGGAAGATATCACGGTTTAGTGAGAGAGTTTGGTGGTCCAGATACACCGGGGATTGGTTTTGGTATCGGAGTGGAACGTATTTTACTGGCGCTAGAAAAAGCGGATATCGAAATACCTGCAAAAAAACCACTAGAGGTTTATGTGATTACAGCACAACCAGAAGCAGAATTAAAAGCCGTAACACTTGTAAATAAATTAAGACAAAATGGCATTAGTGCAGAAAAAGATTACTTAAAACGTAAATTCAAAGCACAACTAAAAGATGCCAATAGAAAAAATGCCGTATACACCATTATTCTTGGTGAAGAAGAATTACAAACAGGCAATTATCAATTAAAAAATATGGAAACAGGCGAGCAAGAAGCTGTGTCTGAAACAACCATTCTAGAAAAATTAACAAACACCAAGGGGGAGAAATGA
- a CDS encoding N-acetylmuramoyl-L-alanine amidase, with the protein MKNKFIFITVVSILLIAAGIFTTIAMANANSVVVKAEVLNVRSGPGLAYDVTSQARKNEVLRVVGEENQWYKVQLDNGNSGWVASWLVENTDVSAASNSVAIVSSDGGLNVREKPSTSSKSLGLLNNGDQVTVTSQQNGWAQIQYNGTSAWVSSDYLTIRESVTKVDESELQTVTIRDDSTNIRNKPSRDGAVIEKANSGQGFAIQGVQGDWYKIRTTSGEEGYVANWVVDVSDKGQTSSPRSKTTKLSEATIVIDPGHGGNDPGAKGANGTIEKEMTLKTAKQLKRKLESRGAKVILTRNSDKYVSLKGRTNIASENHADVFISIHFDSLEDTSKNVSGQTTYYYDNSDKSLAESINTTLGKDLPTSNRGARVGDYYVVRENSQPAVLLELGYLSSAKDENNINSASYRSQIADSVTDGLANYFSN; encoded by the coding sequence ATGAAGAATAAATTCATTTTTATCACCGTTGTCTCCATTTTATTGATTGCAGCAGGTATTTTTACAACCATAGCAATGGCGAACGCGAATTCCGTTGTCGTCAAAGCAGAAGTCTTAAATGTCCGCAGCGGTCCTGGTTTAGCGTATGATGTAACGAGCCAAGCCAGAAAAAATGAAGTACTCCGGGTAGTCGGTGAAGAAAATCAATGGTACAAAGTTCAGTTAGATAACGGAAATAGCGGTTGGGTTGCCAGCTGGTTAGTAGAAAACACAGATGTCAGCGCAGCAAGTAACAGTGTCGCTATCGTTTCTTCTGATGGCGGATTAAATGTCCGTGAAAAACCAAGTACCTCAAGCAAGTCACTTGGATTACTCAATAATGGTGACCAAGTAACAGTTACTAGCCAACAAAATGGCTGGGCGCAAATCCAATATAATGGTACAAGCGCATGGGTTAGCTCCGATTACTTAACGATTCGTGAGTCTGTTACAAAAGTAGATGAAAGCGAACTACAAACAGTAACCATTCGAGATGACTCCACTAATATTAGAAATAAGCCAAGTCGTGATGGTGCCGTTATCGAAAAAGCAAATTCTGGTCAAGGATTCGCTATTCAAGGAGTTCAAGGTGACTGGTATAAAATCCGTACGACAAGCGGTGAAGAAGGTTATGTCGCCAACTGGGTAGTAGATGTTTCCGACAAAGGACAAACCTCCAGCCCTCGAAGCAAAACAACCAAATTATCCGAAGCGACAATCGTCATTGATCCTGGGCACGGTGGTAATGATCCAGGTGCTAAAGGCGCAAATGGCACGATTGAAAAAGAAATGACTTTAAAAACAGCCAAACAATTAAAAAGAAAACTTGAATCTAGAGGTGCTAAAGTTATCTTAACGAGAAATAGTGATAAGTATGTTTCTCTAAAAGGAAGAACAAATATAGCTTCCGAAAATCATGCAGATGTCTTTATTAGTATTCATTTTGATAGTTTAGAAGACACAAGTAAAAACGTAAGCGGTCAAACTACTTACTATTATGATAATAGTGATAAATCGCTCGCTGAAAGCATTAATACTACGCTTGGGAAAGACCTCCCTACTTCTAACCGCGGCGCAAGAGTCGGCGATTATTATGTAGTTAGAGAAAACTCACAACCAGCTGTCTTACTGGAACTCGGTTACCTAAGTTCCGCAAAAGATGAAAATAATATTAATTCAGCATCATACAGAAGCCAAATTGCTGATTCCGTCACAGACGGCTTAGCTAATTACTTCTCTAATTAA
- a CDS encoding adenine phosphoribosyltransferase, with protein MEIKDLQDYVAIVNDWPKKGIVFKDITPLMNDGEAYRFATDKIVEYAKELKIDIIVGPEARGFIIGCPVAYALGIGFAPVRKPGKLPRETIEMEYDLEYGTNKLSMHSDAIKPGQRVLITDDLLATGGTIEATIKLVEELGGIVAGCAFLIELKELEGHKKLNGYDRLILMQL; from the coding sequence ATGGAAATTAAAGATTTACAAGATTATGTAGCGATTGTGAACGATTGGCCCAAAAAAGGGATTGTATTTAAAGACATCACTCCCCTTATGAATGATGGAGAAGCTTATCGTTTTGCTACAGATAAAATTGTGGAATACGCAAAAGAATTAAAAATCGATATTATTGTTGGACCAGAAGCACGTGGCTTTATTATCGGTTGCCCAGTTGCTTATGCGTTAGGAATTGGTTTTGCGCCTGTTCGTAAACCAGGAAAACTTCCTCGTGAAACAATCGAAATGGAATACGATTTAGAATACGGTACGAATAAATTATCGATGCATAGTGATGCAATTAAACCTGGTCAACGCGTTTTAATTACGGATGATTTACTTGCAACTGGTGGAACAATCGAAGCAACAATCAAACTCGTAGAAGAATTAGGCGGTATTGTAGCTGGTTGTGCTTTCTTAATCGAACTAAAAGAACTAGAAGGACATAAAAAATTAAATGGTTACGACCGTTTGATTCTTATGCAATTATAA